One genomic window of Bactrocera dorsalis isolate Fly_Bdor chromosome 4, ASM2337382v1, whole genome shotgun sequence includes the following:
- the LOC105223632 gene encoding uncharacterized protein LOC105223632: protein MDTFRMRRSSFSRFGSVGKQEPLIVVEESQLVEEEDRDSSETPSNKASLDIDSPVNPYLLSPWRDPREGRKHSLPSQQVTEGITASQVRRLSERGGEGSGPSPKEAAFLATLSQAPAPSGRRHSVVTISKVPTTLFGRSRRESVAAYPAGSSRVLNSRRESKTSTGPPSTDPIGSIHNLQLDIMDDIVQSRKARMKLWNTSSEKVCEVQTLDEVGGGTPQRYTNRRYSECVSGGTSPAPNMRRASEHPAIISPCILQPGSNRSSTKRKKSGGLLSTSIFSALTSSAIEINKCEDTIPTVVLPSSTSASSTGATAKTKPTTSGGLTATGGAAATSSSSSNLLDPNAGRSTRSNSFDVSILNNAKQLVSNAQDNSSAALSGWFEKRHQPMARKKSIRSKSTAMALSEDMLKRLQAKDVLRESKPKLVPRSKQKSWADTTKGTIVDATVIGSAIEGFLRKGSVSGPSGSSGSSPKTSNTKSSGLLSKDSGKRSGRSAQSQATNAVRSTLNWFGKADEDDSKDTCEASLCSTLKDLFVK from the exons ACACATTCCGTATGCGTCGCTCATCGTTTTCCCGTTTTGGGTCTGTAGGAAAGCAGGAACCACTTATTGTGGTCGAGGAGTCACAATTGGTCGAAGAAGAAGATCGCGATAGCTCAGAAACACCATCGAATAAAGCTAGTTTGGACATTGATTCACCCGTAAATCCTTATTTACTCTCACCATGGCGAGATCCACGTGaaggacgaaaacactcctTGCCCTCACAACAGGTCACTGAGGGCATCACTGCAAGTCAGGTGCGCCGTTTATCAGAGCGTGGTGGTGAAGGCTCCGGCCCATCACCGAAAGAAGCCGCTTTCCTAGCCACATTGTCACAGGCACCAGCACCATCCGGTCGACGTCACTCTGTCGTAACGATCTCTAAAGTGCCAACAACATTGTTTGGTCGCTCACGTCGTGAATCAGTTGCCGCTTATCCAGCGGGTAGCAG CCGAGTACTGAACTCTCGCCGCGAAAGCAAAACCTCAACTGGACCACCATCCACAGATCCCATTGGCAGTATACACAATCTACAATTGGACATAATGGACGACATAGTACAATCACGTAAGGCACGCATGAAACTGTGGAATACAAGCAGCGAAAAGGTTTGCGAAGTGCAAACATTAGATGAAGTTGGTGGTGGAACACCGCAGCGTTATACAAATCGCCGTTATTCGGAATGTGTGTCCGGTGGCACCTCACCAGCACCCAACATGAGACGCGCCTCGGAACACCCAGCAATCATTTCACCATGCATTTTACAACCGGGTAGCAATCGTTCCTCCACCAAACGTAAGAAGAGTGGCGGTCTACTAAGTACTTCCATTTTTAGCGCACTCACCTCGTCAGCCATCGAGATCAACAAATGTGAGGATACAATACCGACAGTAGTTTTGCCGTCGTCTACGAGCGCTAGCTCAACTGGTGCCACCGctaaaacaaaaccaacaacaagtgGGGGTTTAACAGCGACAGGTGGTGCTGCAGCAACCAGTAGTTCGTCATCGAATCTGCTCGATCCCAACGCGGGTCGCTCTACGCGTTCGAACAGTTTCGATGTTTCCATTCTCAACAATGCCAAACAGTTGGTAAGCAATGCACAAGACAATAGCTCAGCCGCTCTTTCCGGTTGGTTTGAGAAACGCCACCAACCGATGGCACGCAAAAAGAGCATACGTAGCAAAAGTACTGCTATGGCGCTGTCGGAAGATATGTTAAAACGCTTGCAAGCAAAAGATGTGTTACGTGAGAGTAAACCGAAGTTGGTGCCACGGAGCAAGCAAAAAAGCTGGGCGGATACGACAAAAGGTACAATTGTGGACGCGACTGTGATTGGTTCGGCAATTGAGGGTTTCCTACGAAAAGGATCGGTATCGGGACCTTCCGGTAGTTCGGGTAGTTCACCAAAAACTAGTAACACCAAGTCGAGTGGTCTACTGAGTAAGGACTCAGGTAAACGTAGCGGTCGAAGCGCACAAAGTCAGGCAACGAATGCAGTGCGGTCGACTCTAAATTGGTTTGGTAAGGCGGACGAGGATGACTCAAAGGACACCTGCGAGGCGTCGCTCTGTTCAACTTTAAAGGAtttatttgtgaaataa